From the Trifolium pratense cultivar HEN17-A07 linkage group LG4, ARS_RC_1.1, whole genome shotgun sequence genome, the window CTATTTTAGGAAGAAAATCATGGGCAACATCAAGGACAACACAAAAAGGTGCTGCTTACTCAAGGATATCCAGTTCCAGAATTAAGTGTGATTTTGGGATGAGACTTGGACTTTAGACCTTATCGAAGCTTTGGGTGAAGTGAGCATTATTCTAACAAAGCTGTAACAATGGTGGTTGGTAGTTCCACACAAGAATATATCGGATTGGAAAACGACCGAAAAGCTATTGGTTTAGTGAGAAGGGTGTTGTGATGGATGAGACCTCCAAAGAGATCAAAATATTTTGGACAGGGAGAAGAGGCTGTAGGTCAGCTATGGGTGCATCTGGTGTACCGTGAGCTTTGCCTTTCTTGAGCTAGACTAATTGGGAGAAGAAACCCATTAGCGTAttgtaaaaatgaacaaaacatAGCACCATAGACCTAGAATAGGCACTAGATGTGTTGAGAGTCCCACATCTGACAACAATATGACCTGATTAGTAGTCACAAATGAGAGGTAATCACCACcttacaagtcgattttgtGGTGTTTGAGTTGGGTTTGACCTAATTTCTAAAAAAGATAGTCAAAATGGAAAAGTTTTTAGTATGCAACTAGGATCCGACTCGTCTAAAGTGAGCAATTCACTTTAGAGTataaagtactccctccgtctcaaaaagATTGTCTTTTAAGGTTGtttcacacatattaagaaatgtaatgatgttgttaaaagaaataatatttttactaaattaccccTATTAGTTATAGGTTTGTTTGGTTGGGAATAAtgcttataataattattaggGGGTACAATTGGAAAGTATTACATTGAAAAGTGagaatgacaattattttgagacaatTTTATTCCTaaagtgacaattattttggggAGTAAGTAATATCAACcattaattaacaatttaaaGGTAGATGATGAAGGTACATCGTAAAAAATCATGACTTCGTTAAAATAACCTTTGATTTTCTCACTTTAGTCACTTTAGATGATCTACTACCGAGTTACCAGTAGGGAGGGTACTGAGTGTGTTTCATCATAAGGGGATATATAGTGTGGGAGTTGGAATTATGGGAGTTAGGCTGGGAATTTTTGGGAGGGATCGGACAACTGAATTTCACAGGCCTTTCATTTTTTCTATTTCCTGCATTTTCTCTTTGTAGCTTCAGAACCCAGGATCTGTCATCAGCACTTATACAGTATTTTCAGTGCTCTGTTTGAGGCTTATCTTATACATATAATATTGGCCGCAAATAAGGGTAGGACAGAAATGTATTCTCTCATGTCACATTTCCATCCAGTGAAATCCCCACCATCCATCATAAAGGAGAGATgctttaaaatataaaataaaggggAGATGGAGATCAAAACTGAAGAACATTTCAATGAAAATGCTATTGGAGGAAATCCATTCCCGGCGTTACACACTTAGCCAAATTGAACTATCCGTGTTTCATAGCCTACCATTGTaccatgacttttttttttatctctccGACATGATATATTTCTTCTTGGTTCTCTGTGGCTAAGCCGTATCCCTGTTAtgtcaatttttaattatattgagAAAGCTTTATGTAGGAAttagcaattttttattttatttttataaattcttatattGCTGTAATGACTtggtttgttcaattttttttgttctgcTAAGTTTACTTTGTTTATTGTTTGCTTCAGGAATTTAGACGTACCAAGGGAAACATAAACTCAATGAGGGAACATGCAGAGCTTTTAGGTTCTGTTAGGGATGATATTACTGACTATAAGGTGAATCCTGAGAATGATCTGAGTTAAATTATATAGATATTTTCTTATAGGTGTACTAGATTTAACTTCTTTTAGCAGACATCATCTGGTAGTATGTCGCCAAGGATGCAGTTATTACGTGAGAGAGCCGCCATCCATGGAAGTACGTCTCATGTAAGTATTTTTCTGCTTAAATTCTTTATTGGTTTCATCTCTATTGGTCCATGGTGACTGCTAATTAAGCATCTGTCCCACAAAAGCTGTATTAGAGAGGAGTCAGAGGACAAACTAAACTTATTCCTTATAGATAGCTGATGAACTGTTTTTCATATGGTGAAGCCATATGGTGTTTGTTAAATCAAATGGCGTCTTTTAAATCAAATGTAAGGTTGAAAACCATAGTCAGATTTTCCCAATGTACAAAATTTAGTCGACTGAATATTGAAATTTCAGTATTCCAGAAGTGATGGAAGTAGTATATTTCTTTCAACAACCCTTTACTCTTCCAAACTTTTAATGAATTGTCATCAAGAGTTGACATGCCACTTGTATCAGACTCTCCTGCATCTGTGCAGACACAATTATCGATTCCAGCATGGTTGCATTGATGCTTATTCTGATATAAGTAGAACTAATTCTTAAAGTATATTGTTGGtctataaaattttcaaaattcgcACAACTGCattaataaaattgaagaatagCTTCCAGTTAAACTTACTCTAATGAAAATAGGTGAAAATCTATTTGCGTTGTATGTCGAAGGCCATGTTCTTTTAAGGATTTCCTACTTAGTGCTTACATCAAGCAATAATAATGGGTCCTATAGAAACTATTATTCTTTATGTCCTGGTTTTTGAGGAATCTTGATTCACTTTCCCTTCATTTTACAGATAGATGACGTGATTAGTCAAGCTCAAGCAACAAGAGCTGTCTTGGGTTCTCAGAGGGCCTTGTTTGGCGATGTTCAAGGAAAAGTGAGGCTTCTTGGCGACAAGTTCCCCATTATTCGTAGCTTGCTCGGTATGTTGGACAGTAGTTTTTATCTTTCTGATATGccattgattttcaaatttatgtCTTGGCTCTTCTTTGCTGACCTAATACATTACATTTGCAGGTTCGATAAGAAGGCGAAAGTCAAGGGATACCCTAATTCTGTCAGCAGTCATTGCTGCATGTACGTTGTTTCTCATAATTTACTGGCTCTCAAAGTAACAAATAATTTTGTACCACAAAAATAATGAGTTATGGAACTTATTATTCATTGAATTTTCTTCCCCTTTCTTTGCCTTTTACTTATTTAGGGATATGAGGGAGATTAAAATATGTTGTTTTTTGTAATCCACATTTGTCTAGGAGCCTCATATTTGTATTTAGTTgttgtgtaaaataatttatttgactcttgcatttttatataaatcaaTAATCTTCAGTTATCCtaccattttttatattttgtgtaAGTTAGTCTTACACCATGCACGAGTTTGTTTTCCCTTCTTCTCCTACCTCATTcaaaactgtatttttttttaagctattTGATTAATAATATGGTGGCGTCTAAGATGAGGGAGCCATCAAATCTCTCACCGGTGTATCACAAAACTATACCATTAGATCTATTAAAATAATTGACGGGTTCagatctatttaaaaaaaaaattaacacattTCTTCTCCCACCCAATTCCTCCTCTCTTTTCTTTTGCTCAACAAAACCTTCCTTTTCTCTCTGCTATGAACTGCTTGCATATattacccccccccccccccccccccccccccccctccctctctctctctctctctctaataaAATAATCATGAAAGAGAATAAGATTAAGAGAAATATAGAATAAGGAGAGATGTTGAGAAAACTAAAGGAAATGGGAAATGATCTAATTTCCTAAAAGAGAGGTAAGTTCAAATGTTTGGGAGAGAAGAAAGATGTGTGAAAAACATGAGCACAAACGAGTGAATTAAAGGTTGACATAATAATTTGgacatatgaaaaaatataaaaaaacaaatactacTACTTGATTCTTGTTTCTATATGCTCATAAAACCAGCTTGTCTTGCATGAAAGTACTGCCATTTTCCTTCCCTACTTCTCTGTGGTCCTTTCATGTTTTGAAGCTGTTGTGGTCCTTGTTCATTATTATTCCAATCTTTCTTAGCTTATTAATGTGTCCTTTATAAAATTAGATCATAGATCTCTTCCAACATGTGCAATTTCATCCTGTTTCCTTAAAAATTCTGAAACATATCTAATCAGTACTCTATTATTGTGACGCCCTCCTATATTatgttcacaaaataaatgTGTAACTAGAATTATATGTCTTTCCATATCATTGATTAAACTTAATTTAGCCCAAATATTAAGGGTTCATTCGGTCGTTAGGATAGTAATATATgtaaatttgatttgatattttaggtACATATGGTATATTAAAAAACTAACGTATTTGGTCGATAATATGAATCagatatattagttattcaatgtgaaaataaaaaaaaactttatatataatatagtgaCCAGAGGAAATATCGCATGTTGTTTTAATTCAGTATTTGTTGAACTTGTataacatgataagttaattctGACACATTTTTCAATCTTTCTAGTGTTCTTGATAGTTAAAATCTTATTCTGATTGGGGCTcgaaatattaaaatcaatagAATATGATAAAAGTATTTGATATTCAACCAATGAAAGTAGTTTCATCCATTCTttattacttgtcgttttaaaGTTATTTACACAAATCGATGaaattgataaattttatttcttttgatagaattatttgattttttttttctataacaCCCTTAAGTATTTATTAGTATCTTACTatacaattttttctttctcaaataaACATCCAGATGTATTATTAATCGAAACAACAACTAATGTTGCATTGAActttaaaaattacaaataaatacgTCACACTTCATGCATAAAATAAGCTCGGAGAGTTTTGCTTCTTAGCCGATAACAATTTCCATGAAATCAATTTCGCCCTGCCCAACTTACCCAAGATATTTTGCAACCCGTGTCCGACGACCTCCTCCAAAGTAAATTCCTTTGCATCTTCACAATATTAGTTCTTTTCAACTAACATTCGGTTCTTTTTCAAGATATTAGCCTTTTTTCAATTGAACTTTAATTATCTTTtcaatgaaataataaaattggttttctgtcaataaaatttcatcaaatcaaatcaattcaATTCCTATATTGAATGAATCTCCacttattagtttttttttttttttttttttttttttaagtaaatcaCTAAGTTGAATTttctcctttattttttattcattctcTCTTTTTCCTAATTTAAAAGTTGatcgattaaaaaaaaaaagtgcaaaagatagaaaaaaaagagtgaatgtttaaaataaggataaaatgaaaaacataaaagaaagaGTCGAAGAGATACTAACACCTAAGCAGAGTCAATGTACAAAGGCAAAATCAATCTCACTTGATTGTGAGTTGTGACCTAAACACAATTTAGATTTCAATTATCCATGATTAAGTATCATTTCTACCTTAATCAAAGTCCTGAATTTTGATTCCTAACTTGATTATATGCAACAACGTTAAAATTCATAGGAAATTTTTTTCGCACATTAAGTTTTACAAATTTCGAGAGATTATTCTCTAAGGTTATGCATAAAAGAAGTATCCAATTTACACAAATTTCAAGGTTGCTTTGCTACCATAAAAATTGATTAGTCCATTGATTCAAAGATTCATTGaactaaaaattaaactaacatatgaACAGAAGATATATGTTCAATTAAGATGTACTGTAGTCTGTAGATGCGGGACAATATGTAGCGTATTAATTAGCAATTGCCGGAAGCTAGCCTATtgtttttgattaattaattaagaaaggttgttatgttttttttttttttttttgacaaagaaaggttgttaattgttatgtttATGCTTTGTGTACACGACTCAATTAGGGACAATAATTTAATTAGCCCAAGATGAGACTAGTTTTGCTCCGTCAAAGGTATGAGTAGTTATTCTCCTCTTAACAACTAACTTCGTGTTGagattgattgcaatgtaagtcccacattgctaatgaagaaaaagaaggaggttaaaaaatagctattgaaagtcccacatcgcttagaattatgaagcaaggaggaaatcaaagctatataatggacctaagttctttgtttataattgcaccaagcagtaacacttataaacactttaagtttatatttgtgtcttttttgcttttctcttatgctcttgtttaagagtatttgagatgtagttcaaatatttactttggagagtgtgggtgtattggtgCATGGTGTATTGGGGCATGGGgtgattgagagtgaagtctatgtgttgtaacaattttcacatagtgtttattctctggttgtcggttttgacaacagccgtggttttttctccggttttggagtttccacgttatattcttgtgttgttgattgcgttcttttattttctctatgccggtttttcccaacacttcgatcactattataaataaaaaaatcatattttagattcattaaaaatttgatatatatatgatatatgttatATGCCAAACCTATATTATTGgccaaatatatcaatttttttttggtacaaaaatatatcaatttttaaatgaacctaaaaaatagtttttttttcttataataatgatCAAAATAAGTAGTATTATATCAAATTTCTAAGGAGCTAATTTAATCAATCGGAGAGTGGTTGTAGTCTATTGATCAACAAGCAAGAAGGTGTTGTGCAGCAAAATATGCATCCGTTGTTTGTATGATCGATACTCCGTAATAAGATAAATtataatatggaccacttcatcaagtggttcatggtggaccagtcatgaataacattataacgaatataaattttacaaaatttacggaggattgaaaatttatattatatagattatccataataaaatttaaaaatcatttgattgtAAAtattgatgggtctcaataacatatcaaatgatttttaatttttctaaattttattatgaaaaatctatatgatataaactttcaatctaacgataaattttacaaaattcgtATTTAATAAATCATTTATCCACGGTGGACCGTAGCATTAACCCCGTAATAAAGTAGAAACAATATTTACAACATCACATAAAATCTTGAAATGtggttttactaaattaattaaaaaataaatatttcctccggtcctaaataaaaaagaaaatctactttttagatacattaagaactcaatgtatctagtctataatatagatcaaatatattagattttcaataaatctaaaaatagatattctcttatatttaagatcgAAGCGAGTATAAGATAAatacacataaataaatttcgaCACGTAGTACTTTTGATTTGACGGGTAATATTATGATGAATGGTCACATTTTCTCTAATAAAATGTCGACAATTTTGGAGGTTATTGAGCTGATTTGGATAAGATATCATAATGTAGATGGTTTATGCTATTAGGCGTTTATGAGTATTTAGAATTTTGTTGGAAATATGCCGACAGTATTTTTTGCAAAGTgttaattatgaattttaattgGTTTTAAAGGTAAAATAGTTATATGGTGTAAAATTGTGAAAAGACATAAAATTCACTTTGAACATGCACCTAAAagacataaaattttaaatagttaCATCATTCTTGTTAACCAAAAGAACATTGAAAAACAAAGTTAGATAAAATTGGATAAATTAAcaattgaactagcatatataaatatgaaatgacataaagaaatatgtttattatatttaactttttatgtgAGATAATAGGAGGatattagaataaaaaaaataagttattagctaattgaattagcgcatcaaaataaattataagttagtATAAATAAGTTTCATGAAAAAAGTTTACCAGATAGGTTTTTTTCCCTGATgtgagcttataagctataagtttaTAATCTGAAATtgtaaaatgtatttttgtacTTTAccacttatatttttatatgcgATACAATTTTcctatttaatttatatattaaaaaaaaattgtggtccTCCTAAACTATTTTTTCTAGTTCCACTGCATAGATATTTTTCAACAGTTAGGAGGATTacatttcaataatattttgaaagaaGCAAAAATCCTTTGTATAGAGGTTACAAATTAATTTGTAAGGGCTCTAACTAAATTGTGACGAATAGCCCAAAAGAAATGTGAGACGTTCTTACAAAGGACAAACAAAATTTATGAATTCTGCTATCACTGTACAGGTATTTACATGCATGTGTGTATGAAGAAGTGATATATATGAGGAGTCAAATCAGCAATCTGATCTCCAAATCCATGTGCATGAATTTGTAATGACTAATTATCTAGATAACATACACATACACAGTTGACTAATTCTCTTGAGATGTTCCCATTTACTGCATATGATCCTGTTGTTTCTTTGGAGTTAGATATGGAAGTTTTAGGTGACTGTGAATTTGAAACTATTTGTATGGTTTATTGTTCACAATTCTGTTTCCACTAAGACAGTTTGTATATTTTGTCACTTAACTTTGGATTTTTTAtcgacaaatatattattaatcaggTCTCTCAGTCTctgtataaaataaatagaaatcgGTAAAATAGAAATACATAACAGAAATGCCGTATATATGCGGAACGttaacaccaaaaataaatatcaaaataaacacCACCTAAACGAGGTCCACCTTCTAATCTCATAATCATAAATGCACCCCTGATCCAATCCACCAGAAAAGACACCAACCTAGCACAAAAAATTGCCACTAGACACTAACTTCTGATCTCAAATCAAAAGCGTTCGGCCCATCAGAATCTAAAAAACAGTTCCGTCAAGAAAAAGACTGATGGAGCAACAATAGAATGAAATTAAGCTACTTTTACTAAGTGCAACCATTTGCATGAAATTAAACTACTCTTCGTACTCTTTGGGATTTCCCCTATCTTCGGTTGTTTGGATAACTAGTCATGTTACCAATTCGGCTAATTTTCTTGTCGTTGACGTTTGTGATTGGTTTCGCCTTCATGCTACTGGATAGGTTGGGTCCCTTTTTGTCACCACTTGTTGGGAAATTTGAAAAGCTAGAAATGAggaaatttttcaatcaaacagGAAGCCTACTTGGTTGATTGTAAATTGTATTTCTAActcttataatttttcttttgcagGTTTTTTACACTCCCAATAATGCGCTCGTCACTCAGCAAGTGGCACAGATTCCTCCAACGGCTTCGTGCTTGAATTTGAATGTGGATGATAGCTCTTTCGGAAATCCAGCTCGTCCTAGTTTTGGAGGTATTATCCGCAATGATAGTGGCGAATGAATGCATGGTTTCTTTGGATCATACGATTGTGCTTCTAACCATTTGGCAGAGCTTATGCTATCCTCAAAGAGCTTCAATTGGATTGGGGTTTAGGCTACCATACCATTACCTTTGAATCTAATCCCAAATCAGCTATTGATCTCATTCTTGAAGATGACAATAATTTTCAACCTCACACAATTGTTCTTGGTTAGATTCGTATATTTCAGACGCGTGATTGGTCTTTATCTTTCTCTCATACTCTTAGAGAAATATATGAATGTGCTGATTGATTGACAAAAATGGTCTTTAGACGTTAATCTTAAGTTGTGGACTTCCCTCCTCCACAAAAAACTCATGTGTTGTTGCTTACAGATCCAACGAGTATCTTGAGGTACCGTCTTCgtcaatttattttgtttgtctttttatttttccctTATTAAGAAAATACGTTCATGAGAATAGGAGGCTGTATATCGATTTTAAATACGTTCATAGCTTTTCTAAGTCTTGCAAACTAGGGAGAAATGAATATATTAGTTTCATCATCTCATCTTTAAAAGTGTATTTTAATATATTCTCCATAGTAAAAGAAAGATATAGAATTTGGAATTATATTCTTGTAATGAATCCATATTTCTAGGATGTTTGTTTTAGATATTATATCTTTTCTAAATTTCAATCTTATCAAAACTTCAAAGACCACACAATATTATTTCTAGCTACTAAATTTCAATCATATCAAAACTTCAATTCAAATATCACAATATTATTTCTAGCTAAGGATCGATATTTTCATTACGCGATGAAGCTACACACTTAGGGTTTATCAAATTTTTAGCGCCATTGTCGGAGACTTATTCGATATTAGAATTGTTTTTTATAACGTTTGGtctagaagtttttttttttacatctggTTTTACTACTTTTTCTGTAAAGAGCTGATAATCTTGGGGAAGTTGTTGAACCTATTCTTTCGATAAAGAGAATTTTTTCACACTAAACaataaagaattttattttatttttttgacgaaaaagaGTCGATATTTTTATCGCGCGATAAAACCTTACTCTTGTGGTCTGTGAGTTTCCCATGATAAGTTAGCTACTTTTAGATTCACAAACCAATTTTGTTcgtaattttgttttcttaatgGCATTTGGTGTTTGTACCCCATggttgtattttttgtttttattaatatatttgtgGCTTATAACGTGAgatagtttaattttttgtgcaAATTTAGCTGGGAtcagtaacttttttttagaaatataGTAATCAACTCGTgattttttatccttttttatatataagcatggttttattttgtttttgttttttccttatcTATTTCTTGCACtaatgattttagatttaaattttatagttaaaaagtgaaaattcaTATCTCAATACacactttgtttttttaatgacaaatataatattatatatacaaaaacagATAAGAAAAAATCGAAAGTACAACTCCATATCTTAATTAAGAACACACAACTAGAAACCTAACACCTAAGCAAAGCAAAAACACACGAGCAGAAAAAAGAAACACTCAAAAACAAGAAACACTGCAACACTTCAACCACGAAAAGATCCAACTTCCCACAAAGAGAAGAAATAAATGATCAACCACTAAGACAAGTCATACATCGAGCTCCAACCAACCAGGATCACTGAGATCCTGCTCCACAACCCAACAAACGCTAACAACTCCATCACAAAATAGGGTGCATCGCTCGTTCATAAAAACAACAAGATAAAATATTTACTTCTTCCACTGTTTGAGACACTGAAAAGCTAAACAAAATTTTTATAGCATTATATAGTAGTttcttgcaaaaaaaaaaaaaagaaattattttttttggcaatgtaaaaaacaaaaaacacttaTGTTTGGAAAGGCCAAAATCAATAATTTGTTCTCAAGGTTAGAATTTTTTCCTTCACTCAAACTTGGATCCAAATCCATAGACAAAGATAAGAAAATGCTTGGATTGGATCAAttgaaaaatacaaattaaataaaggaATCAAAATGAACAGTTTCAATTCAAAATAAAGATGATCAGGTATAGTACTGTTACTGTATGCACGATTCAATTGAttacattaattattattaaaaaattaaaatggaaattaaaaaagaaaaattgatgaCAGAAGTATGGTGGGTCAGTGGCATTGAACTCAGACAGGGTTACAAAACAAGATGGCTCTAAACATAACATCTTGATTGTAGTACTGGCCCGCCTAGTTTCATTTTTAATACAAGAGTTTTTACAAGGACAAAGATTTGATTTGGTAGAAGACATATgaattatgaatattattaatacaaacaaacaactattttgttccttaaatttttttatacctTTCTTTTCATTCACTCACAAAATTAACTGTTATAGTTAGAATCATTTTGttcttctattaatttttttatttaaatataataatttaatctattttaaatgatgtgacatatAAGCTGATGATATTTGATaataaaatatcttaaaattacaaaaataaagttattaaaaattaaaaacttcaGTTTCAATTACACACAGCatttaaatatatcaaaattgtaa encodes:
- the LOC123920258 gene encoding Golgi SNAP receptor complex member 1-2 → MRDTNLDLQESGWEELRKEARKIEGDLDVKLSSYAKLGARFTQGGYVDAGTPPVGSSRSWKSMEMEIQSLLEKLLDINDSMSRCAASAGPATSVTQKLARHRDILHEFTQEFRRTKGNINSMREHAELLGSVRDDITDYKTSSGSMSPRMQLLRERAAIHGSTSHIDDVISQAQATRAVLGSQRALFGDVQGKVRLLGDKFPIIRSLLGSIRRRKSRDTLILSAVIAACTLFLIIYWLSK